A window of the Echeneis naucrates chromosome 3, fEcheNa1.1, whole genome shotgun sequence genome harbors these coding sequences:
- the LOC115041395 gene encoding uncharacterized protein LOC115041395, with translation MNSVEKKLADLIREHPNLYDQTRRDYKDSLKGHLSWKEIAGAMDKSEEEVKVKWKNLRDKFCKAKKRMARRSGPLLDDDEAQLERPVPVLYNQLAWLSTYVKPKVEAGPGDNNEVAGSGDDVEKERDKDEKELPGPLPVDSTSFSTVESFSNSHPKIAVSLKRKRQSTTETEVTSADALPNVRDEDELFLLSLLPSLKRLTIKKRMEVRMKFQQVLYAAEFED, from the exons ATGAACAGTGTGGAAAAGAAGTTGGCGGACCTGATCCGAGAACACCCGAATCTGTACGACCAAACCCGGCGGGACTACAAGGACAGTCTGAAGGGCCACCTGTCGTGGAAAGAGATCGCCGGCGCCATGGACAAATCCGAGGAAGAGGTGaaggtgaaatggaaaaatctgCGCGACAAGTTCTGCAAAGCGAAGAAGCGAATGGCGAGGAGAAGCGGCCCCCTGCTGGACGACGACGAAGCCCAGCTGGAGAGGCCCGTCCCGGTGCTGTACAACCAGCTGGCCTGGCTCAGCACGTATGTCAAACCCAAGGTGGAGGCAGGACCGGGAGACAACAACGag GTGGCTGGAAGCGGTGATGACGTGGAGAAAGAGCGAGATAAAGATGAGAAGGAGCTGCCTGGTCCCCTGCCTGTTGACAGTACCAGTTTTTCCACTGTGGAGTCCTTTTCAAACAGTCATCCGAAGATAGCAGTCTCTCTGAAACGTAAAAGGCAATCAACCACAGAAACTGAGGTAACTTCTGCTGACGCCCTCCCCAATGTGAGAGATGAAGATGAACTGTTTCTGCTCAGCCTACTTCCCTCACTGAAGAGGCTGACCATTAAAAAACGAATGGAGGTGCGAATGAAATTCCAGCAGGTGCTTTATGCTGCAGAGTTTGAGGACTAA